A window of Methanomassiliicoccales archaeon contains these coding sequences:
- a CDS encoding DUF169 domain-containing protein, with protein sequence MSKKIVEILGLRNEPVAITFIKNGQSLPAGYAQPETPIRHCQSIMRAKHGEMLLVPPDKQACPVGASTMGLVPLPDKVRSGEFHHNMGMYETPESAAKTISVRPGLEIGSVIATAVAPLSKATLEPDVVVITGMPEQVFWLLPAATTFSMGGRVTVEMAAVQASCADSTVVPYLTGNVNISLGCFGCRKTTDIKPEEMLVGIPFKRLPELVRALEKMGAGPIPKSRTK encoded by the coding sequence ATGTCAAAGAAGATTGTCGAGATACTCGGCCTCCGCAACGAGCCGGTTGCCATCACCTTCATTAAGAATGGGCAATCGCTGCCCGCTGGGTACGCTCAGCCGGAGACACCGATAAGGCATTGTCAGTCGATTATGCGCGCCAAGCACGGAGAGATGTTGTTGGTTCCCCCCGACAAGCAGGCCTGCCCCGTGGGAGCATCGACCATGGGCCTGGTGCCCTTGCCAGACAAGGTCAGGTCGGGCGAGTTCCACCATAACATGGGCATGTATGAAACGCCGGAGTCCGCCGCCAAGACCATTTCCGTCAGACCTGGATTGGAGATCGGCAGCGTCATCGCCACTGCGGTGGCACCGTTGAGCAAGGCCACCCTAGAGCCCGATGTGGTCGTCATCACGGGCATGCCGGAACAGGTTTTCTGGCTGCTTCCAGCCGCCACCACGTTCAGCATGGGTGGAAGGGTCACCGTGGAAATGGCCGCGGTGCAAGCGAGCTGTGCCGATTCCACGGTCGTCCCCTACTTGACGGGAAACGTGAACATCTCCCTGGGCTGCTTCGGCTGCCGCAAGACCACTGATATCAAGCCCGAAGAGATGCTGGTCGGCATCCCATTCAAGAGGCTTCCAGAGCTGGTCAGGGCCTTGGAGAAGATGGGCGCCGGTCCGATCCCAAAGTCCAGAACGAAGTAG